acaccaaaaaataCTGTTGAAAATACACTTTTTTCATTTATTCACAACCTGTAGAAGTTATCAGTTAGTGTTGTCAATCTGACTGAACATCcattacaaatctaaaaacattaACATATATAAACATAGATACTTTATATAGGCTGTTACTTCCAGGAGCGGTGTTTGTTTAAACATTCAGTTTACATGTTATAACGTACAGAAATCTTCTTCGTTCAAAAAACAGCATGGTTGTAATTTACAAATAGATCCTTTTAAGGGCAAAACTAGCGCCACATGTCGGTTTGCACCAGTTTTTCGCTTTAGTAAAGACAATTGTTTAGATGAGAAATTTGCTGTGGCCTATTTTATACATGCAaagtaaattacaattaaaaattctACAGAGATCAAATTACAACAGCACAGACACCCATAACATTTACTaattacaaaagaaagaaagaaaaacaataggTAGGGCTACAGTTTTTTTCATTTCAGCATTCAACTTTTTGAGGATTTGGGAGTGTCACGTAGTAATGTACCAATGAGTGGGcaatgggtggggggggggattgGGGAGTCTTCAAGTtagttttcctttccttttcctttcttcTTCTCCCCTCCCTTGGGTTTGGGGGTCTTTGGGGTGCAAGGTTTGGATACTTTAATGGTGGTCTGGCATTCAGCGTTAAACAGTGCCTTCTTCAGCATTCCAGATCGGCTTCTGGTTCCTGTAGTTGTGTCACATTCAGCCCAGCGCTCAAACTTGTACTTGCAATCCGCTATATGAAGAGAACAAAGAGCAAACTAGAATAAATGACCTATAGAGGTATAtttacagttttttgtttgtttgtttgtttttatctgGGCATATATTCTTCTGGCCTTAATAGTTTAGAACAGTGAAAATGTTACTAGAGATTGTTTTGGTTTTTCATTTTACGAACAACACTAATTCTACTAAAGTGTGCAATATGTTTACCAATATACAGAgttgatttttaattgttttaaaattctgctttttGACACAATAATAACTAAATAACCAATAACCATCCATCAGACTTCCACAGACAGGCAGAGTTGCTCAGTTGCACGTTTAAGCTTAAAATGGTACACTTTAGAATTAATGCTATGTAAAAAGTAAATTGCACAAACAGTGTGTTTATACATGATTTACATTGATAATGCGTTGTAAGCCGACAaaatgtgtggtcatgtaaacaccttgaaCAGTTTTCTTCTCTGGGTCATCAGCGATTTAAGCAAAAAGCAATCGGCCCAGGTTGATTTTTGCAGAtcaccccaatttttttttttttttttgtgctgcatGTAAACCCCTGCATCGGTGTTCTTACCAATGCGCtaaagtgttgtgcacatgcctgtttacacattgatgtcaaaagcaaAGGAAAAACCTGACTAATTAAGTCtaatgtaaacatggttttcttgcgTTATCTTTTTGGTAGTTATTTGCatgttggtgtgcatgtaaatgtgcttatTGAGTTCCTTTAACTGTTGAACACACAGTGATATAATGCTGTTGTTTGGATgcagttcttaaagggatagttcacccaaaaatgaaaattctctcatgattttttcaccctcatgccatcccaaatgtgtttgacttactttattctgcagaacagaaataaagatttttagaagaatatgtcagctctgtaggtccatacaatgcaagtaaatggttgccaaaatgttgaagctccaaaattcacataaagggagcatagaatttatccatatgactccagtggttaaatccatatcttaagacacaatatgataggtgtgggtgagaaacagatccatttaGAAGTCATTTTTAtcctaaattctcctccctgtccagtaggggcgatatgcacgaacaatgtaaatcaccaaaaacagaagacgactgggaaagtgaaactgaagtagAGATTGACTGagcttagtaaaaaaaaaaagacttaaacattgaactgtttctcacccacacatatcatatcatatggatttaaccatcagagtcatctggagtactttatgttgcccttatttggattttggagcttccaaattttggcacccattcactgacattgtatggaccaacagagctaagaaattcttctaaaaatcattgtttatgttcagcagatgaaataaagtcatacacatcttggatggcatgagggtgagtaaatgattagagaatttccatttttgggtgaactaaccctttaagagacTCACCAAATTGGTACCGATGACTAAATATGTTGAAAAATATCGGTCTATCTCTACTTACCACCGAAGTCCTTCTTCCAGTTACATGGGACTTTGCACTTGGTTTTCTTTGTTTGTTCATTGCAGGTTGCCTCCCGAATGCCAGCACCACAGTCTCCGCTGTTTGGTACACATTTCCCATATTGCCATTCACTGCACTCCGCCTCTGCTTTGGGCTCTTTGCCCTTTTCTGCCACAAAGTAGAAAATTATAATTGATGATATCATAACAAGGAGTGTACATTTGCATTATAATATCATTTAAagtcgtttaaaaaaaaataaccttttttcttCATGCTGGCTTCAACGGTGAACGTCAGAACCACCACCAGCACAAGCGCTATTGAGATTAAACTCCGCATTCTACAAAGAGCACACAATCACGATTCGATTAACGACAAACAACAAGTCGAGCAGAACAGACTTAAAACCCATTTTAATATGAACCCAGAAAGCAAATCTTAAATTGTATGCATTCCTTATAAATTCAAACAATTAGAATTGTGGTCAGATTGTGGGTTATACTGTGTGTTTTGAGATATACAGTTGTAAAATAGGGGTTGTTAAAGATGAGAGTCAATAGGGGGAAGATAAAGAAAAAGCGGAGGTTGTGGCTTGTCTATTTACACAAGAGTATGTGGTCCAATTGGTGTGAAACAACATCCAGCCAAGTGTCCACCATAGTCACAATCAGACCTGTTTCTGTAACTTATCTTTGTGTCTGACTGTGATATATAAATAAGGACTCCTCTGGAGCTAACTTTCTGTGACTATAGGGCCGaaaccaccatagacattaagGGTTTGATTAGGGTTCAAGCAATATTGCCCCAAGTTTAACTATTTGGTTATATCGTAGTTTAAATCATTTTGATATGTTGGCTTTCATTTTAACTTATAAGGCCACCCTgctgaaaaataatatttcaaaccagcctaagatggtttggtGGTCTCAGTTGGttaaagctggtcttcagctggtctcccagcctgatcagCTTACAAATGCtcaaaacccatctaaaaccaacaaacaagaccaacCTGAccaaggctgggagaccagtaaaccagcttaggctgatttaaaggaatgttctgggttcaatacgagttaagctcaatcagcagcatttggaatattccttttaagctgtttttatttttttagatcagCGCATTCTTCCAAACTGCAATTAATTCATCAAAAAGTCTACTCAGAATTTAATGTCCAAATTTGAAAGGACAAAGGCATCCCAAACCTTTAAAAGACATCACTATAGATCATATCAtacgtttttgaaataaaaacttTCCAGCAACCCGCTATGTGAGACTCATAAAAGAGTCTCTATATTTTCCTCCTTTCTTCCAGAAAATAAGCACACACCACTTCTCCCTTTCATTCTTTTCCTGCCTCCATTAAAACAGACTTCTTTCACGCCGCAGCCCGCGGCACGGCTCCATTCTTCATGCTCTCATAAATGTGAAGAGCTCCTCGGGGCCAGACTTTTGTGCGAGGAGAAACAGCGGTCAGCAGGGGTCCCCCGAATCCCCTCCCCTCTCCTCTGCAGCCTCCGTGGGGAGAGAGGCCAAGTACTCAAAGACCTTTAGCTGGGCCTTAGAGGAGCCTGATTCACTGGCTCTGAACAAAGCAGGACCTCGCCCGTTTTGCTTTCCTCTCTGAAAGAGCTCTAACACAGATGTCATGCTGTGtcttgttgggggggggggttactttGAATGTAAGCCTATTTGCATTGGAGGACAAAAACAGCTCTGTTGATGGGAGAGGAGATGTAGGATGCTGCCTTTGATACATGCAGAACCGGACATTTTGAAAACTTCCTCATGGAGTACAAAGTTCACCGTAGACCGCATGACAAACCAGATCCATGCAGGCTTTCTTGAACTCCTTGCATCTGGATGATTTTGTTCTCCTTGCTGATAAAAACCCCCACcttaaaccagtctaagatgGATTGCTGGTGTTTGCTGGTTTTCCAGACTGGTCTTGAAGCAGGTTTGGGCGCATTTCAGCCAAGAATTAGCTTAGAGaggttttttttcatttttttccagcATGGCTATTTAGCTTCATTTTCAGTTACATGGCTTGAATTAAATTGCAAGCACTGATATGCCCATTTGGTTCTGATTTGGAGAAGTGGGTCAGCAGATGCTGGTAGCTGGTtcacattgacacttcacagggcATCATTTCCTTGACATCAATAGATCCTTAAAGAGccctcacacacaaaaacacaaactccATGACCCATGAAGTACAAAACGAATGCATCGATTCAATGAGATATCCAGCATTAAAATCTACGATAACCCTGTAACCCAAAACGGACGAATCAAACAATAAGGGGCCGTTCAAACCGAATGCGTAGTTGcgctaacaaaaaacaaaaataattaataaaaaaaagttagacGTAACGCAGCGAATACAACAAAACGCAAATGTCTCGTTACGCGTTTTTAAGACGCAGCGTACGGTTCAATACgcccgtctagcgcatgtttacacaaaaaaacaatcaaaaaacgtgctctgtgtgaacggccccttattcAGCACGTTTAAGCGATTTTCACCATAATGTCGCGCCTCAACATCTTACGGTTTCCATTATAAACTAAGAAATACTCTGCTATTTAACACAAATCAGACATTTCAGGTGcttaaataaaaccagttttCAAAATGAAGCGCTTATTAACGCTGAATCTCAGATAACAtgtttattataatgacacagcTGTACATTCAAATGCGCTCGGTACTTCGTTCAATATAATAACATAAATGCACGTAAAATAATATTAGAAATATAACAGCACATTATTATAGCACTACACCGgcacattaaaaataacagagaaagaaataatgttaaaaaataaaataaaataaaaaatcgatCCGGGTCAGTCAGAGATTATCTATCTATTATTCCAAGCGCTCCATTCCAAAACAAGTTTAATGCGTTTTTATAATTGCGTATAATTGAGTGTAATGATGTGTACTTGCCTTATTGCTGTGAGTATGATCCTGTGTGCTGTGACCCTGTATCCTGTTCAGTGTCTGATCTCTCTGCTGCTCTTTGTGTTTCTTCAAACTAGTTTGAGCTGGTCGCATAGctgtgcactctctctctctctctctctctctctctctctatctatctatctgcctatcTTAAGTGGGTGATACACGAtaatctgtctgtccgtccatccgtccgtcttgTAAATACTGTaactagttattttattttttgttctaagTGCACAGTTATCAtctaatgtactgtatttatttattgcatgcaaataatttattatactATTTTCTTACTATTTATTCAGTTcatctttttatttgattttcttttctatttctttaatgtctatccatccatccatccgtccaatCTAACtgctttttattcattcattcatttatccatccatccaaactgCTCTTCATCCagccatctatcatccatccatccatccatccatccatccatccatccaatctaactgcttttcatccatccatccagtctaactgcttttcattcattcatccatccatccatctaatctAACTgctcttcatccatccatccatctacctttccatccatccacccatc
This genomic window from Myxocyprinus asiaticus isolate MX2 ecotype Aquarium Trade chromosome 48, UBuf_Myxa_2, whole genome shotgun sequence contains:
- the LOC127437703 gene encoding midkine-B-like, with the protein product MRSLISIALVLVVVLTFTVEASMKKKEKGKEPKAEAECSEWQYGKCVPNSGDCGAGIREATCNEQTKKTKCKVPCNWKKDFGADCKYKFERWAECDTTTGTRSRSGMLKKALFNAECQTTIKVSKPCTPKTPKPKGGEKKKGKGKEN